GTCCGCGTCGGTGTGCGCGGTGGAGAGGAACCCCGCCTCGAAGGCGGAGGGGGCGAAGAAGACGCCGCGTTCGAAGCACGCCCGGTAGTAGCGGGCGAAGAAGTCCGTGTCCGCGCGCCGCGCACCATCGAAATCGAACACGGGACCATCGGCGAAGAAGACGCCCCACATCGAACCCAGCGCGGTCCCGCAGACCGGGATGCCGCGGGCGCTCGCCGCGGTCAGGATGCCGTCCACGAGCATCGCCGCGCGCCGCTCAAGGCCGTCGAACGGGTCCGTCCGCGCGAGTTCGTCGAGCTGGGCGATGCCGGCGGCCATGCCGAGCGGGTTCCCCGACAGCGTGCCGGCCTGGTACACGTCCCCCTCCGGAGCCATCCGCCGCATCAGCTCGCGGGGCCCCGCGTAGGCCGCGACCGGCATCCCCGCGCCGAGGACCTTCCCGAGCGCGACGAGGTCCGCGGCGACTCCGTAGCGCTCCTGTGCGCCGCCCCGCGCGACCCGGAATCCGGTCATGACCTCATCGAAGATGAGGAGCGTCCCGGCGCGATCGCAGCAGTCGCGAAGACCTTCCAGAAAGCCCTCGCGGGGCGGGATGAGACCCGCGTTGCCCGCCACCGGCTCGACGATGACGGCCGCGAGCCGGGGGCCGTGTGCCGCGAACACGGCGGCCACCGCCTCAAGGTCGTTGTAGGGCGCGGTCAGCGTGAGGCCGGAGGTCGCGGCCGGCACGCCCGGCGAATCGGGGAGAGACAGCGTCGCGACGCCCGACCCGGCCACAACGAGGAAGGCATCCGCGTGGCCGTGATAGCAGCCCGCGAACTTCAGGATCAGGTCACGGCCCGTAGCGGCGCGGGCGAGCCGCACGGCGGACATCGTGGCCTCGGTGCCGCTGTTCACGAAGCGCACCATCTCCACGCCAGGCACACAGGCGGCGACGCGTTCGGCGAGCTCGACCTCGCGCGCCTGACAGGCCCCGAAGCTCATCCCCTCGCGGGCCGCGCGCGTCACGGCCTCGACGACGGGCGGGGCGGCGTGGCCGAGGATGAGCGGACCCCAGGAAAGGACGTAGTCGAGATAGCCGCGCCCGGCCTCGTCGAAGATCCGCGCGCCCTCGCCGCGCGCGGCGAACAGCGGCTCCATCCCGACGGCGCCGAACGCCCGCACGGGCGAACTCACGCCGCCCGGCATCACGTCGCGCGCGCGCCGAATCCAGTCGGAGGCGGCGGACGGCCGGCGAGACCCGCGGCTCACCGGCCCCAGGCGCTGTCGAGCCCCAGAACGGGGAGCCCCCGCCCCGACGGCAGGGCCGGCGATGGCGCCGCTCCACCGCGCCCGGACGCCGGGCGCACGACGTCCCGGACGCGCCCCGCGAGGTCGAAGTCGGCGGCCCGCTCGATCTCGACCCGCACCAGCGAGCCGGGGACGAGGCCGTTTCCGCCCACGAGCACGGTCGCGCCATCGACGTCGTCCGCCTGGCTCTCGACCCGGCCGAGGTGCGCCGCGGCGGGAGGGTCGTCGTAGAGGAGTGCGAGCGTCGGGTCGTCCGGGGCCGCGGGCGCATCCACGACGGCGACGCGTTCCCGGCCGACCTCCGCGGCGAGCCGCTCGCGGCTCACGGCGCGCTGGACCTCGAGCACCTCTTCGAGACGGTCCCGCGCCAGCTCCGCGGGCACGAAGCTCTCCTCCATGGCAGCCGCGCGAGTCCCCTCCTGCGGCGAGAACGCGAACGCTCCCAACCGGTCGAACGGCACCTCATCGAGGAAATCCACGAGTTCGCGGAACTCGGCACCCGTCTCGCCCGGGAACCCGACAAGCACGGTCGTCCTCAGCGTGAGGTCGGGGATCGTCTCCCGCAGCCAGGCGATCTTCGACCGCAGCGTCGCGGCCCGCTCCGGCCGGCGCATGCGGTGGAGCACCGTGTCGCTCGCGTGCTGGATCGGCATGTCGATGTACGAGAGGAGCCGTGTCTCCGACGCCATCAGTTCGATGAGCGGTTCGCGCAGGCCCGCGGAGTAGATGTACAGGAGGCGGAACCACGGGATCGACGTTTCGCGCAGCAGCGCCTCCACGAGCGTCGCGATGTCCGTCCCGTCCCGCCGCTCCCGGCCCCAGTGCGCAAGGTCCTGGGCCACCAGGTTCACCTCCACGGCGCCCTGCGCTTCCAGGCGCTGCGCCTCGGCGACAAGGCGTTCCAGCTCGAAGGAACGGTGCTTCCCCCGCCAGAGAGGGATCGCGCAGAAGGCGCACCCGTGGTCGCATCCCTCGCTCACCTTCAGGTAGCGGACGTGGCGTGCCCCGACGGGGATCCGTTCCCCCGGGTGCACGACCCGGGCCGGCGCCGGTCCCCGGAGGAGTCCGCGCTCGCGCAACTCCGGCACGAGCCGGTCCAGGTCCCGCAGCCCGAGCAGGAGGTCGACCTCGGGCAGCGACTCCACCATCTCCTCCCGGTAGCGCTCCACCATGCACCCGACCGCCACGACGCCGCGGCACGCCCCTTCGCGCTTCAGCCGCTCCGCCTCGAGGATCGTCTCGATCGACTCTTCCTTCGCGGCATCGATGAACCCGCACGTGTTGACGAGGATGACCTCCGCTTCATCCACATCGGTGGGCTCGGCCCCGTGGCCGACGAGTTCGGCGAGCATGCGCTCGGAATCGACGGTGTTCTTGTCGCAACCGAGGCTGATGAGTCCTAGCCGCATCGCACATCATCGGGAAAGACCGGCACCCCCTCCGGGGGCGCGTACTCGAAGAGCGCGGGGTCGATCCGGGCCTCGGGCTCGAGCGGGGTCAGGGTCACCGTGCGG
Above is a window of Candidatus Palauibacter scopulicola DNA encoding:
- the rimO gene encoding 30S ribosomal protein S12 methylthiotransferase RimO yields the protein MRLGLISLGCDKNTVDSERMLAELVGHGAEPTDVDEAEVILVNTCGFIDAAKEESIETILEAERLKREGACRGVVAVGCMVERYREEMVESLPEVDLLLGLRDLDRLVPELRERGLLRGPAPARVVHPGERIPVGARHVRYLKVSEGCDHGCAFCAIPLWRGKHRSFELERLVAEAQRLEAQGAVEVNLVAQDLAHWGRERRDGTDIATLVEALLRETSIPWFRLLYIYSAGLREPLIELMASETRLLSYIDMPIQHASDTVLHRMRRPERAATLRSKIAWLRETIPDLTLRTTVLVGFPGETGAEFRELVDFLDEVPFDRLGAFAFSPQEGTRAAAMEESFVPAELARDRLEEVLEVQRAVSRERLAAEVGRERVAVVDAPAAPDDPTLALLYDDPPAAAHLGRVESQADDVDGATVLVGGNGLVPGSLVRVEIERAADFDLAGRVRDVVRPASGRGGAAPSPALPSGRGLPVLGLDSAWGR
- the hemL gene encoding glutamate-1-semialdehyde 2,1-aminomutase produces the protein MSRGSRRPSAASDWIRRARDVMPGGVSSPVRAFGAVGMEPLFAARGEGARIFDEAGRGYLDYVLSWGPLILGHAAPPVVEAVTRAAREGMSFGACQAREVELAERVAACVPGVEMVRFVNSGTEATMSAVRLARAATGRDLILKFAGCYHGHADAFLVVAGSGVATLSLPDSPGVPAATSGLTLTAPYNDLEAVAAVFAAHGPRLAAVIVEPVAGNAGLIPPREGFLEGLRDCCDRAGTLLIFDEVMTGFRVARGGAQERYGVAADLVALGKVLGAGMPVAAYAGPRELMRRMAPEGDVYQAGTLSGNPLGMAAGIAQLDELARTDPFDGLERRAAMLVDGILTAASARGIPVCGTALGSMWGVFFADGPVFDFDGARRADTDFFARYYRACFERGVFFAPSAFEAGFLSTAHTDADVAETLGVVGEALDAALDAETSAAPEGAG